A section of the Tachysurus fulvidraco isolate hzauxx_2018 chromosome 7, HZAU_PFXX_2.0, whole genome shotgun sequence genome encodes:
- the LOC113660602 gene encoding NLR family CARD domain-containing protein 3-like isoform X3 yields MESSDLDTVDMTPPSKKCKLEAKTLESAAPSCVSMKSDRSMDLPGNFKLGDSSPVHSTQNGRRSASPPQSGISMKSNTSMDLPRNFKGSDFSSVHSVLQKPGDRREKTMITDTRQEPRSVGVYEFLKKYKLHLMKQFQCLNGVINLGTQTLLNEIYTELYITEGDSKDVNNEHEVIQIEAASRRTTTEETPIKCNDIFKPLSEQDRPIRTVLTKGVAGIGKTVSVQKFILDWAEGKVNQDVHLIFPLPFRELNLMKDQKLSLMELLHVFFKETKETEMLSMEKVLFIFDGLDECRFPLDFQNTVRVCDVTESASVPVLLINLIKGNLLPSALIWITSRPAAADQIPSESVDRVTEVRGFNDPQKEEYFRKRISDQSLANNIITHLKSLRSLYIMCHIPVFCWISATVLERMLGEAESGEIPKTLTQMYTHFLIIQTNIIREKYSKKQESDEEMLLKLGQLAFQQLMKGNLIFYDEDLRECGIDVSEAAVYSGVCTQIFREEFGLQQSKVFCFVHLTIQEHLAALYVHLTFMKKKINVLKHSQVVNTISDVHNWAVDQALETKTGRLDLFLRFLLGLSLETNQKLLHTFITHTGSSPQSKEETVQYIKMKIRRNPPEDKSINLFHCLNELGDNSLVEEIQNYLKSGKQRKLSSSQWSALVFVLLTSAQELEEFDLSKYSTEKITDLVLLKVMPVTAASRKAVIRHVTFKEKSSAALASVLSSEYTILRELDLSESKLGDSGVKSLSAGLKNPHCKLETMRLCVCGVSDEGCAALTSALRSNPSHLRDLDLSENKLGDPGMKSLSALLENPLCNLETLRLCVCGVSDEGCAALTSALRSNPSHLRHLDLSENKLGDSGVKSLSALLENPLCNLETLRLCDCGVTDEGCAALTSALRSNPSHLRHLDLSENKLGDSGVKSLSALLENPLCNLETLRLVDCVISDEGCDTLTSALRSMPLHLDLVLNKKGDSRKKMPAACKDDEHHKLQ; encoded by the exons ATGGAGAGCTCTGATCTGGACACAGTTGACATGACCCCACCCTCAAAAAAATG TAAACTAGAGGCAAAAACATTGGAATCTGCAGCACCCAGCTGTgtctccatgaagagtgacagGTCTATGGATCTTCCTGGGAACTTTAAACTTGGAGACTCCTCACCTGTACACAG TACACAAAATGGAAGGAGATCAGCCTCACCACCACAGAGCGGTATCTCCATGAAGAGTAACACATCTATGGATCTTCCTCGGAACTTTAAAGGATCAGACTTCTCATCAGTACACAG TGTGCTACAGAAGCCAGgagacagaagagaaaagaCTATGATCACAGATACAAG ACAAGAACCACGATCTGTTGGTGTTTATGAATTCCTGAAAAAGTACAAGTTACATTTGATGAAGcagtttcagtgtttgaatggAGTGATAAACCTGGGAACCCAAACActcctgaatgagatctacacagagctttacatcacagagggagacagtaAAGatgtcaataatgaacatgaggtgataCAGATTGAAGCAGCATCCAGGAGAACAACAACAGAGGAAACGCCAATCAAATGCAATGACATCTTTAAGCCTTTATCTGAACAAGACAgacccatcagaactgtgctgacaaaaGGAGTTGCTGGCAtcggaaaaacagtctctgtgcagaagttcattctggactgggctgaagggaaagtaaatcaggacgtccacctcatatttccacttcctttcagagagctgaacttgatgaaggaccagaaactgagtctgatggagctccttcatgtcttttttaaggaaacaaaagaaacagaaatgttaagtatggaaaaggttctgttcatttttgacgGATTGGACGAGTGTCGTTTTCCTCTAGATttccagaacacagtgagagtgtgtgatgtaactgaatcagcatcagtgcctgtgctgctgataaacctgatcaaagggaatctgcttccatctgctctcatctggatcacctccagacctgcagCAGCTGATCAGATCCCCTCTGAGAGTGTTGATCGAGTCACAGAGGTACGAGGGTTCAATGACCCACAGaaggaggagtacttcaggaagaggatcagtgatcagagcctggccaataacatcatcacacacctgaagtcattaagaagcctctacatcatgtgtcacatcccagtcttctgctggatttcagccactgttctagagagaatgttgggtgaagcagagagtggagagatccccaagactctgactcaaatgtacacacacttcctcatcattcagacaaacatcataagagaaaaatactcaaagaagcaggagagtgatgaagaaatgCTTCTCAAACTGGGACAACTGGCTTTTCAGCAGCTGATGAAAGgcaacctgatcttctatgatgaagacctgagagagtgtggtatTGATGTGAGCGAAGCAGCAgtgtactcaggtgtgtgtactcagatcttcagagaggagtttgggcttcagcAGAGTAAAGTGTTCTGCTTTGTGCATCTGACCATTCAGGAGCATCTCGCAGCTCTGTATGTGCACCTGACCTTCATGAAGAAAAAGATTAATGTTCTTAAACACAGTCAGGTCGTTAACACAATCTCAGATGTCCACAACTGGGCTGTAGATCAGGCCTTGGAAACTAAGACTGGACGTCTGGACCTTTTCCTCCGCTTTCTTCTGGGTCTTTCACTGGAGACCAATCAGAAACTCTTACACACCTTTATAACACATACAGGAAGTAGCCCCCAGAGCAAAGAAGAAACAGTTCAGTACATTAAGATGAAGATCAGAAGAAATCCTCCTGAAGataaatccatcaatctgttccactgtctgaatgaactgggtGATAATTCACTAGTGGAGGAAATCCAAAACTACCTAAAATctggaaaacaaagaaaactctcttcctcacagtggtctgctctggtgtttgtgttactgacctcagcACAGGAACTGGAGGAATTTGACCTGAGTAAATATAGTACAGAGAAGATAACAGATCTGGTTCTTTTGAAGGTGATGCCTGTGACTGCAGCATCAAGAAAAGCAGT TATTCGGCATGTAACATTTAAAGAGAAAAGCTCAGCAGCTTTGGCCTCAGTGCTCAGCTCTGAATACACCAtactgagagaactggatctgtctgagagtaaactaggagactcaggagtgaaaaGTCTTTCTGCTGGACTgaagaatcctcactgtaaactggagacaatGAG gttgtgtgtttgtggtgtctcagatgaaggctgtgctgctctgacttcagctctgagatcaaacccctcacacctgagagaccTGGATCTGTCTGAGAATAAACTTGGAGACCCAGGAatgaagagtctctctgctcTATTGGAGAATCCTCTCTGTAacctggagacactgag gttgtgtgtttgtggtgtctcagatgaaggctgtgctgctctgacttcagctctgagatcaaacccctcacacctgagacacctggatctgtctgagaataaacttggagactcaggagtgaagagtctctctgctcTATTGGAGAATCCTCTCTGTAacctggagacactgag gctgtgtgattgtggtgtcacagatgaaggctgtgctgcactgacttcagctctgagatcaaacccctcacacctgagacacctggatctgtctgagaataaacttggagactcaggagtgaagagtctctctgctcTATTGGAGAATCCTCTCTGTAacctggagacactgag GTTGGTGGACTGTGTCAtttcagatgaaggctgtgatactctgacttcagctctgagatcaatgCCTTTACATCTGGATCTAGTCTTGAATAAAAAAGGAGACTCCAGAAAGAAGATGCCTGCAGCTTGTAAGGATGATGAACATCACAAACTACAGTAA
- the LOC113660602 gene encoding NLR family CARD domain-containing protein 3-like isoform X4, with product MESSDLDTVDMTPPSKKCKLEAKTLESAAPSCVSMKSDRSMDLPGNFKLGDSSPVHSTQNGRRSASPPQSGISMKSNTSMDLPRNFKGSDFSSVHSVLQKPGDRREKTMITDTRQEPRSVGVYEFLKKYKLHLMKQFQCLNGVINLGTQTLLNEIYTELYITEGDSKDVNNEHEVIQIEAASRRTTTEETPIKCNDIFKPLSEQDRPIRTVLTKGVAGIGKTVSVQKFILDWAEGKVNQDVHLIFPLPFRELNLMKDQKLSLMELLHVFFKETKETEMLSMEKVLFIFDGLDECRFPLDFQNTVRVCDVTESASVPVLLINLIKGNLLPSALIWITSRPAAADQIPSESVDRVTEVRGFNDPQKEEYFRKRISDQSLANNIITHLKSLRSLYIMCHIPVFCWISATVLERMLGEAESGEIPKTLTQMYTHFLIIQTNIIREKYSKKQESDEEMLLKLGQLAFQQLMKGNLIFYDEDLRECGIDVSEAAVYSGVCTQIFREEFGLQQSKVFCFVHLTIQEHLAALYVHLTFMKKKINVLKHSQVVNTISDVHNWAVDQALETKTGRLDLFLRFLLGLSLETNQKLLHTFITHTGSSPQSKEETVQYIKMKIRRNPPEDKSINLFHCLNELGDNSLVEEIQNYLKSGKQRKLSSSQWSALVFVLLTSAQELEEFDLSKYSTEKITDLVLLKVMPVTAASRKAVIRHVTFKEKSSAALASVLSSEYTILRELDLSESKLGDSGVKSLSAGLKNPHCKLETMRLCVCGVSDEGCAALTSALRSNPSHLRHLDLSENKLGDSGVKSLSALLENPLCNLETLRLCVCGVSDEGCAALTSALRSNPSHLRDLDLSENKLGDPGMKSLSALLENPLCNLETLRLVDCVISDEGCDTLTSALRSMPLHLDLVLNKKGDSRKKMPAACKDDEHHKLQ from the exons ATGGAGAGCTCTGATCTGGACACAGTTGACATGACCCCACCCTCAAAAAAATG TAAACTAGAGGCAAAAACATTGGAATCTGCAGCACCCAGCTGTgtctccatgaagagtgacagGTCTATGGATCTTCCTGGGAACTTTAAACTTGGAGACTCCTCACCTGTACACAG TACACAAAATGGAAGGAGATCAGCCTCACCACCACAGAGCGGTATCTCCATGAAGAGTAACACATCTATGGATCTTCCTCGGAACTTTAAAGGATCAGACTTCTCATCAGTACACAG TGTGCTACAGAAGCCAGgagacagaagagaaaagaCTATGATCACAGATACAAG ACAAGAACCACGATCTGTTGGTGTTTATGAATTCCTGAAAAAGTACAAGTTACATTTGATGAAGcagtttcagtgtttgaatggAGTGATAAACCTGGGAACCCAAACActcctgaatgagatctacacagagctttacatcacagagggagacagtaAAGatgtcaataatgaacatgaggtgataCAGATTGAAGCAGCATCCAGGAGAACAACAACAGAGGAAACGCCAATCAAATGCAATGACATCTTTAAGCCTTTATCTGAACAAGACAgacccatcagaactgtgctgacaaaaGGAGTTGCTGGCAtcggaaaaacagtctctgtgcagaagttcattctggactgggctgaagggaaagtaaatcaggacgtccacctcatatttccacttcctttcagagagctgaacttgatgaaggaccagaaactgagtctgatggagctccttcatgtcttttttaaggaaacaaaagaaacagaaatgttaagtatggaaaaggttctgttcatttttgacgGATTGGACGAGTGTCGTTTTCCTCTAGATttccagaacacagtgagagtgtgtgatgtaactgaatcagcatcagtgcctgtgctgctgataaacctgatcaaagggaatctgcttccatctgctctcatctggatcacctccagacctgcagCAGCTGATCAGATCCCCTCTGAGAGTGTTGATCGAGTCACAGAGGTACGAGGGTTCAATGACCCACAGaaggaggagtacttcaggaagaggatcagtgatcagagcctggccaataacatcatcacacacctgaagtcattaagaagcctctacatcatgtgtcacatcccagtcttctgctggatttcagccactgttctagagagaatgttgggtgaagcagagagtggagagatccccaagactctgactcaaatgtacacacacttcctcatcattcagacaaacatcataagagaaaaatactcaaagaagcaggagagtgatgaagaaatgCTTCTCAAACTGGGACAACTGGCTTTTCAGCAGCTGATGAAAGgcaacctgatcttctatgatgaagacctgagagagtgtggtatTGATGTGAGCGAAGCAGCAgtgtactcaggtgtgtgtactcagatcttcagagaggagtttgggcttcagcAGAGTAAAGTGTTCTGCTTTGTGCATCTGACCATTCAGGAGCATCTCGCAGCTCTGTATGTGCACCTGACCTTCATGAAGAAAAAGATTAATGTTCTTAAACACAGTCAGGTCGTTAACACAATCTCAGATGTCCACAACTGGGCTGTAGATCAGGCCTTGGAAACTAAGACTGGACGTCTGGACCTTTTCCTCCGCTTTCTTCTGGGTCTTTCACTGGAGACCAATCAGAAACTCTTACACACCTTTATAACACATACAGGAAGTAGCCCCCAGAGCAAAGAAGAAACAGTTCAGTACATTAAGATGAAGATCAGAAGAAATCCTCCTGAAGataaatccatcaatctgttccactgtctgaatgaactgggtGATAATTCACTAGTGGAGGAAATCCAAAACTACCTAAAATctggaaaacaaagaaaactctcttcctcacagtggtctgctctggtgtttgtgttactgacctcagcACAGGAACTGGAGGAATTTGACCTGAGTAAATATAGTACAGAGAAGATAACAGATCTGGTTCTTTTGAAGGTGATGCCTGTGACTGCAGCATCAAGAAAAGCAGT TATTCGGCATGTAACATTTAAAGAGAAAAGCTCAGCAGCTTTGGCCTCAGTGCTCAGCTCTGAATACACCAtactgagagaactggatctgtctgagagtaaactaggagactcaggagtgaaaaGTCTTTCTGCTGGACTgaagaatcctcactgtaaactggagacaatGAG gttgtgtgtttgtggtgtctcagatgaaggctgtgctgcactgacttcagctctgagatcaaacccctcacacctgagacacctggatctgtctgagaataaacttggagactcaggagtgaagagtctctctgctcTATTGGAGAATCCTCTCTGTAacctggagacactgag gttgtgtgtttgtggtgtctcagatgaaggctgtgctgctctgacttcagctctgagatcaaacccctcacacctgagagaccTGGATCTGTCTGAGAATAAACTTGGAGACCCAGGAatgaagagtctctctgctcTATTGGAGAATCCTCTCTGTAacctggagacactgag GTTGGTGGACTGTGTCAtttcagatgaaggctgtgatactctgacttcagctctgagatcaatgCCTTTACATCTGGATCTAGTCTTGAATAAAAAAGGAGACTCCAGAAAGAAGATGCCTGCAGCTTGTAAGGATGATGAACATCACAAACTACAGTAA